From the Carassius gibelio isolate Cgi1373 ecotype wild population from Czech Republic chromosome B25, carGib1.2-hapl.c, whole genome shotgun sequence genome, one window contains:
- the LOC128014402 gene encoding histone H2A-like, whose amino-acid sequence MSGRGKTGGKARAKAKTRSSRAGLQFPVGRVHRLLRKGNYGERVGAGAPVYLAAVLEYLTAEILELAGNAARDNKKTRIIPRHLQLAVRNDEELNKLLGGVTIAQGGVLPNIQAVLLPKKTEKPAKTK is encoded by the coding sequence ATGAGTGGCAGAGGTAAAACAGGTGGTAAGGCCAGGGCGAAGGCTAAGACTCGTTCCTCCAGAGCAGGGCTGCAGTTCCCCGTCGGTCGTGTTCACAGACTCCTCCGCAAAGGGAACTACGGCGAGCGCGTCGGTGCCGGTGCTCCGGTGTATCTGGCCGCTGTGCTCGAGTATCTGACGGCTGAGATCCTGGAGCTGGCCGGAAACGCCGCTCGGGACAACAAGAAGACCCGTATCATCCCCCGTCACCTGCAGCTGGCGGTGCGCAACGACGAGGAGCTCAACAAACTCCTGGGCGGAGTGACCATCGCTCAGGGCGGCGTGCTGCCCAACATCCAGGCCGTGCTGCTGCCCAAGAAGACTGAGAAACCCGCCAAAACCAAGTGA
- the LOC128014384 gene encoding histone H1-like — MAETAPAPAAAAPPAKAPKKKSASKAKKAGPGVGELILKAVSASKERSGVSLAALKKALAADGYDVEKNNSRVKLAIKSLVTKGALLQVKGTGASGSFKISKKQTETKKKPAKKAAPKAKKPAAKKPAAAKKPKSAAAKKPAAKKSPKKAKKPAAAAAKKATKSPKKAKKPAAPKKAAKSPKKAKAAKPKAAKPKAAKPKAAKPKKAAPKKK; from the coding sequence ATGGCAGAAACCGCTCCAGCCCCGGCCGCTGCCGCCCCGCCGGCCAAAGCGCCCAAGAAGAAGTCCGCCTCCAAAGCCAAGAAAGCAGGTCCAGGCGTCGGTGAGCTGATCCTCAAAGCCGTGTCCGCGTCCAAGGAGAGGAGCGGCGTGTCGCTCGCCGCCCTGAAGAAAGCTCTCGCCGCCGACGGCTACGACGTGGAGAAGAACAACTCCCGCGTCAAGCTCGCCATCAAGAGCCTGGTGACTAAAGGCGCCCTGCTTCAGGTCAAAGGGACCGGTGCCTCCGGGTCCTTCAAGATAAGTAAGAAACAAACCGAGACCAAGAAGAAACCGGCAAAGAAGGCGGCTCCTAAAGCGAAGAAGCCCGCGGCCAAGAAACCCGCTGCTGCCAAGAAGCCCAAGAGCGCAGCTGCAAAGAAGCCCGCCGCTAAGAAATCGCCCAAGAAGGCCAAGAAACCCGCCGCTGCAGCCGCCAAGAAGGCGACGAAGAGCCCCAAGAAGGCGAAGAAGCCGGCAGCGCCCAAGAAAGCAGCCAAGAGCCCCAAAAAAGCCAAGGCTGCCAAACCCAAGGCAGCAAAGCCAAAAGCTGCCAAACCTAAAGCTGCAAAGCCCAAAAAGGCAGCCCCCAAGAAGAAATAA
- the LOC128014390 gene encoding histone H3-like — translation MARTKQTARKSTGGKAPRKQLATKAARKSAPATGGVKKPHRYRPGTVALREIRRYQKSTELLIRKLPFQRLVREIAQDFKTDLRFQSSAVMALQESSEAYLVGLFEDTNLCAIHAKRVTIMPKDIQLARRIRGERA, via the coding sequence ATGGCAAGAACCAAGCAGACGGCTCGTAAATCCACCGGAGGCAAAGCCCCGAGGAAGCAGCTCGCCACCAAAGCCGCCCGTAAGAGCGCTCCAGCCACCGGCGGCGTCAAGAAGCCTCACCGCTACAGGCCCGGCACCGTGGCTCTGCGAGAGATCCGTCGCTACCAGAAGTCCACCGAGCTGCTGATCCGCAAGCTGCCCTTCCAGCGTCTGGTGCGAGAGATCGCTCAGGACTTCAAGACGGACCTGCGCTTCCAGAGCTCCGCCGTCATGGCCCTGCAGGAGTCCAGCGAGGCTTATCTGGTCGGTCTGTTCGAGGACACCAACCTGTGCGCCATCCACGCCAAGAGAGTCACCATCATGCCCAAAGACATCCAGCTGGCCCGCCGCATCCGTGGAGAGCGCGCTTAA